The Rhizobium sp. WSM4643 genome has a window encoding:
- a CDS encoding aldo/keto reductase: protein MLRYKRIPLSDGATSIPALGFGTLIPDPAATKRAVAAALEAGFRHLDCAERYGNEDAVGEAMREALAAGTVRREDVFVTTKLWNTNHRPERVLAAFQASLRRLQVDYVDCYLIHTPFAFQPGDENDPRDEHGEVIYDSGVSLIDTWRALEALVDSGRCRSIGLSDVTLEKLKDIVAVARIKPAVVQVESHPYLPEWELLDFCREHGIVLLAFAALGHGMEPNLLEDPVIKAIAHRVNKTPAQVALAWAVQRGTAFLTTSVTSSRTRENFDLSALPEDAMQQIRDGIKTNIRFNGVVETGVPGFIPRAGPTQGSQ, encoded by the coding sequence ATGCTCCGCTACAAAAGAATTCCCCTCTCCGACGGCGCGACCTCGATTCCGGCATTGGGTTTCGGTACGCTAATCCCCGATCCTGCCGCCACCAAACGTGCCGTTGCCGCAGCGCTTGAAGCTGGGTTCCGGCATCTCGATTGCGCGGAACGATATGGCAATGAAGACGCAGTCGGAGAGGCGATGCGCGAAGCCCTCGCCGCTGGCACTGTCCGGCGCGAAGATGTATTTGTCACGACCAAGCTCTGGAATACCAATCACCGTCCAGAGCGGGTGCTTGCTGCATTTCAGGCGAGCCTCCGACGTCTTCAGGTCGATTATGTCGACTGTTATCTCATCCACACCCCTTTCGCGTTTCAACCCGGCGACGAGAATGATCCAAGGGACGAACACGGCGAGGTCATTTACGATTCAGGAGTGAGTCTAATCGACACCTGGCGCGCACTTGAGGCGCTTGTGGACAGTGGCAGGTGCAGGTCCATTGGCCTGTCGGATGTTACGCTGGAAAAGTTGAAGGACATTGTCGCGGTTGCGCGGATCAAGCCGGCCGTGGTGCAAGTGGAGTCGCATCCGTACCTGCCGGAATGGGAGTTGCTTGACTTTTGTCGAGAGCACGGGATCGTCCTGCTGGCCTTTGCGGCTCTCGGGCATGGCATGGAGCCCAATCTGCTCGAAGATCCGGTCATTAAGGCAATAGCTCATCGCGTCAATAAGACGCCGGCGCAGGTTGCGCTGGCCTGGGCAGTGCAGCGCGGCACTGCCTTCCTCACCACCTCGGTCACATCCAGCCGGACCAGGGAGAATTTTGACCTTTCCGCATTGCCGGAAGACGCGATGCAGCAGATCCGAGATGGCATAAAGACGAACATCCGCTTCAACGGAGTCGTCGAAACTGGAGTCCCGGGTTTCATTCCTCGGGCCGGTCCAACTCAAGGCAGTCAGTGA
- a CDS encoding TetR/AcrR family transcriptional regulator, with protein sequence MLAAARELISEKGYAGFSVEEVARRAGAGKTTIYRWYPTKADLFIAIYTMERSTFVTVPDVGNLVEELVQYTTSLWRFWSSHPAGAALKGLIAEAQGTEEALGALRDKFLPDRTADVRHILTSGAARGEICLEEVDDKVSLWVGFSWFKLLIGELHDEDAIGPVMMQISGVPRHVQS encoded by the coding sequence GTGCTGGCAGCCGCGAGGGAACTCATCTCTGAGAAGGGTTACGCGGGATTTTCTGTCGAAGAAGTCGCGCGAAGAGCTGGAGCGGGAAAGACCACCATTTACAGATGGTACCCCACGAAGGCAGATCTCTTTATCGCGATCTATACGATGGAACGATCGACTTTTGTGACGGTGCCCGACGTCGGGAACTTGGTCGAAGAGCTGGTGCAGTACACGACGAGTCTGTGGCGTTTCTGGTCCTCCCACCCGGCCGGAGCTGCATTGAAGGGATTGATCGCGGAGGCACAAGGCACCGAAGAGGCGTTGGGAGCACTGCGCGACAAGTTCCTTCCGGACCGCACTGCCGACGTGAGGCATATATTGACCAGTGGCGCGGCCCGCGGCGAAATATGCCTCGAGGAGGTCGATGACAAGGTCTCGCTTTGGGTGGGGTTTAGCTGGTTTAAACTTTTGATCGGCGAACTTCATGACGAAGACGCAATTGGGCCTGTCATGATGCAGATCTCGGGTGTCCCACGACACGTTCAGTCCTGA
- a CDS encoding ProQ/FinO family protein: protein MDKPWKISRGPIAATELDVEKANAINVLLIRPAGVLPAKAGDPVLPFAVGLFNELRPLLKPDAGVTTLRRATAAYVHCRRYYFASAQPDSMRHGLDGEPVEPLSSEDRLVAQKRFLSLKQTTGKADAPEQTAPVPAPLLSKSEQIRAALLGKRNAAS from the coding sequence ATGGACAAGCCCTGGAAGATCAGCCGCGGACCGATTGCGGCAACCGAGCTCGACGTGGAGAAGGCAAACGCGATCAATGTGCTGTTGATCCGGCCGGCGGGCGTCCTTCCGGCCAAGGCGGGAGATCCGGTCCTTCCTTTTGCCGTCGGCCTTTTCAATGAACTCCGCCCGCTCCTGAAGCCCGATGCCGGTGTCACCACGCTCAGGCGAGCGACCGCGGCCTATGTCCACTGCCGGCGCTACTATTTCGCCAGCGCCCAACCCGATTCCATGCGCCATGGCCTTGACGGCGAACCCGTCGAACCACTGTCGTCCGAAGACCGGCTGGTTGCGCAAAAGCGCTTCCTGAGCCTCAAGCAGACCACTGGCAAAGCCGACGCGCCAGAACAAACAGCACCGGTTCCCGCTCCGCTGTTGAGCAAAAGCGAACAGATCCGTGCAGCCCTCCTCGGCAAAAGGAACGCGGCCAGCTAG
- a CDS encoding ABC transporter ATP-binding protein, with amino-acid sequence MAHVSVNNARKDYGAFKAIKGVSVDIGDGEFVVLVGPSGCGKSTLLRMIAGLEGITSGQIQIGKHIVNELAPKDRDIAMVFQNYALYPHMTVAKNMGFSLRLKRMPRTEIDQRVGNAAKILGLESLLERYPKQLSGGQRQRVAMGRAIVRDPAVFLFDEPLSNLDAKLRVQMRSEIKELHQRLQTTTIYVTHDQIEAMTMADKIVVMKDGLIEQSGSPLELYDRPNNLFVAGFIGSPAMNFISGNMTEEGFRTADGLLLPSERRAPEAVTYGIRPEHIRLDRGGIEVTTVVVEPTGSETLVIVRLGTQTLTCVFRERIRAAPGEVLRIAPIHDAVHLFAGNEQRITSGEAPLN; translated from the coding sequence ATGGCTCATGTTTCGGTTAACAATGCTCGCAAGGACTACGGCGCGTTCAAAGCCATAAAAGGCGTCTCGGTCGATATCGGCGACGGCGAGTTCGTCGTTCTGGTCGGTCCCTCGGGTTGCGGCAAATCCACACTTTTGAGAATGATTGCGGGCCTCGAGGGCATCACCTCAGGGCAGATCCAGATCGGCAAGCATATCGTCAACGAGCTTGCCCCCAAGGACCGGGACATCGCCATGGTGTTCCAGAACTACGCGCTCTACCCGCACATGACTGTTGCCAAGAACATGGGCTTTTCGCTGCGGCTGAAACGAATGCCGAGGACGGAGATCGATCAGCGGGTCGGCAACGCCGCGAAGATCCTCGGCCTCGAGAGTCTCCTGGAGAGATACCCCAAGCAACTGTCGGGCGGCCAGAGGCAGCGTGTGGCGATGGGGCGGGCGATCGTGCGCGACCCGGCCGTCTTCCTGTTCGACGAGCCCCTGTCGAACCTCGATGCCAAGCTCAGGGTGCAGATGCGCTCCGAGATCAAGGAATTGCATCAACGGCTGCAGACGACCACCATCTATGTCACCCACGACCAGATCGAAGCCATGACCATGGCTGACAAGATCGTCGTCATGAAGGACGGCCTGATCGAGCAGTCGGGTTCTCCGCTGGAATTGTACGATCGTCCGAACAATCTTTTCGTGGCCGGCTTCATCGGCTCCCCGGCGATGAATTTCATCAGTGGGAACATGACGGAAGAGGGGTTTCGAACCGCCGACGGTCTGCTCCTGCCAAGCGAGCGTCGTGCGCCTGAAGCCGTGACTTACGGCATTCGCCCCGAACATATCCGATTGGACCGAGGCGGCATCGAGGTCACGACGGTGGTCGTCGAGCCCACGGGTTCGGAAACGCTCGTCATCGTCCGGTTGGGGACGCAGACGCTGACCTGCGTCTTCAGGGAACGGATCAGGGCAGCCCCCGGCGAGGTGCTGAGGATTGCGCCAATCCATGATGCGGTTCACCTGTTTGCCGGAAACGAGCAGCGGATCACATCAGGCGAAGCGCCGTTGAACTGA
- a CDS encoding sugar phosphate isomerase/epimerase family protein, translating into MKIGFYTSTFNDRPLEEVVDFAASAGFDAIEIDIGGHIKTPDQVEAAVALARSRDLFVSSMTYFGNQLDADRGKRTALRETTAEYASAIGQAGVPIFVIFPGRDDTASDEANYDDFADFANGLIARTEPYGLTIAIENWPGPKDNFIGTTPKGWQELFHRISDPRFGLEFDPSHLIRIGVDPYQAMEAVKDRIAILHAKDTAIDPERLQAIGYHGKGWWQYKLPGLGLIDWPRFLRQARGAGFNGTLSIEHEDAAYGWPGKDLAARKDGERLGLDYLRNVLSGL; encoded by the coding sequence GTGAAGATCGGCTTTTACACATCGACATTCAACGATCGCCCGCTGGAGGAAGTGGTGGATTTCGCCGCATCGGCCGGGTTCGACGCCATCGAGATCGACATCGGCGGCCATATCAAGACGCCGGATCAGGTGGAGGCCGCCGTCGCGCTGGCGCGCAGCCGCGACCTCTTCGTGTCGTCGATGACCTATTTCGGCAATCAGCTCGATGCCGACCGGGGAAAACGAACGGCACTTCGCGAGACGACCGCCGAATATGCGAGCGCGATCGGGCAAGCGGGCGTCCCGATCTTCGTGATCTTCCCGGGCCGGGACGACACCGCAAGCGACGAAGCCAATTATGATGACTTCGCCGATTTCGCCAACGGGCTGATCGCGAGGACAGAACCGTATGGGCTCACCATCGCAATCGAGAACTGGCCGGGTCCGAAGGATAATTTCATCGGAACGACACCCAAAGGATGGCAGGAGCTTTTTCACCGGATCAGCGATCCTCGTTTCGGGCTGGAATTCGATCCCTCCCACCTCATTCGCATCGGCGTCGATCCCTATCAGGCGATGGAGGCGGTGAAAGACCGCATTGCCATTCTTCATGCCAAGGACACGGCAATCGATCCGGAGAGGCTGCAGGCAATCGGCTATCACGGCAAGGGCTGGTGGCAATACAAGCTGCCCGGGCTCGGCCTCATCGATTGGCCGAGGTTTCTGCGCCAGGCCCGCGGTGCTGGTTTCAACGGCACGCTGTCGATCGAACATGAGGATGCCGCCTATGGCTGGCCGGGCAAGGACTTGGCCGCGCGCAAAGACGGCGAGCGCCTCGGCCTCGATTATTTGAGAAACGTCCTGAGCGGACTTTGA
- a CDS encoding ROK family transcriptional regulator produces MNQTLGARLSPDLTGANVEDAGEHNRAVVLRCIHRQAPISRAEIARRTGFTKPAIARIVDRLLDEGLIMEARRRHGLRGQPAIELEINPDACFAIGINIDRDHLTILAVDAVGNVRARVHHEKRFILPTEFLQLTADAISHFQRSRLIDDARLAGIGLAMPDWLGEISLLGKPKAYQEWTAFDVRTALENLTPHPVFIENEANAAALAELDYGLGAESSSFFYVAINPCPGGGLVLDGNGHRGAMGLSGEIGWLPIADSGDGKAHKVQLLGEIFSLFFLYDFLAKNGVEVNVPHDLLTLDAHGRRLVSQWLKEMSAHLAVAVKHIGMVVDPDAVLVGGRLPIRIVDELLRYVHEHLDAEDPNLPSLHRASLGEDASAMGAAVMPMAAALMLASADPAQRTRSPLKNMDRLNS; encoded by the coding sequence ATGAACCAGACACTCGGCGCCAGGCTGTCCCCGGATCTGACCGGCGCCAATGTCGAAGATGCAGGTGAGCACAACAGGGCCGTCGTGCTGCGCTGCATCCATCGCCAGGCGCCGATTTCGCGCGCCGAAATCGCCAGGCGGACGGGTTTTACCAAACCGGCAATCGCCCGGATCGTCGATCGTCTGCTGGACGAGGGCCTGATCATGGAAGCCCGCCGGCGGCATGGGCTGAGAGGCCAGCCGGCGATCGAACTCGAAATCAATCCGGATGCCTGCTTTGCCATCGGCATCAACATCGATCGCGACCATCTGACGATCCTGGCCGTCGATGCCGTCGGCAATGTCCGTGCCCGCGTGCATCATGAGAAACGTTTCATCCTGCCGACGGAATTCCTGCAACTGACGGCCGATGCTATTTCGCATTTCCAGCGCAGCCGGCTCATCGACGACGCGCGCCTCGCCGGTATCGGTCTGGCGATGCCGGATTGGCTTGGCGAGATTTCGCTCCTCGGCAAGCCCAAGGCTTATCAGGAATGGACTGCATTCGATGTACGCACCGCACTGGAGAACCTGACACCCCATCCCGTCTTCATCGAGAATGAAGCCAATGCCGCAGCCCTGGCCGAACTCGATTACGGACTGGGTGCTGAAAGTAGCAGCTTCTTCTACGTCGCCATCAATCCATGCCCGGGCGGCGGCCTCGTGCTCGACGGCAACGGCCATCGTGGCGCCATGGGCCTCAGCGGTGAAATCGGCTGGCTGCCGATCGCCGACAGCGGTGACGGGAAGGCCCATAAGGTCCAGCTTCTCGGCGAGATATTCTCGCTGTTCTTCCTCTATGATTTCCTTGCGAAAAACGGCGTCGAAGTGAATGTTCCCCACGATCTCCTGACGCTGGATGCGCATGGCAGGCGCCTCGTTTCGCAGTGGCTGAAGGAAATGAGCGCGCATCTGGCCGTCGCCGTCAAGCATATCGGCATGGTCGTCGACCCCGACGCCGTCCTCGTCGGCGGCCGATTGCCGATCCGCATCGTCGACGAGTTGCTGCGTTATGTGCACGAGCATCTCGATGCCGAGGACCCCAACCTGCCCTCGCTTCATCGCGCCTCGCTCGGAGAGGATGCCTCTGCCATGGGGGCGGCGGTCATGCCGATGGCAGCGGCCCTCATGCTCGCATCGGCTGACCCTGCTCAACGCACACGCTCGCCACTCAAGAACATGGACCGCCTGAACAGTTGA
- a CDS encoding carbohydrate ABC transporter permease, translated as MNGRTGTRLGDAMSYLFMLVIFVFFAGPLTYLLSMAMRDKREIYRGAARYIPNNPTIDNFITVLNNSYFPIYLWNGLKLAALSGLGVLIVALPAAYAFSRFQFRGKGLSMMGLLLFQMISPLVIMVPLYRYMNRLGLLDTHFAVVMVYIALGVPLATWLLKSSVDGIPRSLDEAAMIDGCNRFSVFWRIILPLSAPGIASVFIITVIAGWSQFLVPFLLLTKNDLMPIGVGIFNFRGMQTDSSIQLLAAACLIAVVPAIVAFLSLQRLILGAMTSGAVKG; from the coding sequence ATGAACGGACGGACCGGAACGCGGCTCGGCGATGCCATGAGCTATCTTTTCATGCTGGTAATATTCGTGTTCTTCGCCGGCCCCCTCACCTATCTCCTGTCGATGGCAATGCGTGACAAGCGCGAGATCTATCGCGGCGCGGCGCGATATATTCCAAACAATCCGACCATCGACAATTTCATCACCGTTTTGAACAACAGCTACTTTCCGATCTATCTCTGGAACGGCCTCAAGCTTGCCGCCCTTAGCGGACTGGGCGTCCTGATCGTCGCTCTGCCTGCCGCATACGCTTTTTCCCGCTTTCAATTCCGGGGCAAGGGCCTGTCGATGATGGGGCTGCTGCTCTTCCAGATGATCTCGCCACTTGTGATCATGGTGCCGCTTTACCGCTACATGAACCGTCTGGGGCTACTGGATACGCATTTTGCCGTCGTCATGGTGTATATCGCGCTTGGCGTTCCGCTGGCGACCTGGCTTCTGAAGAGTTCGGTCGACGGCATCCCGCGCAGCCTCGACGAAGCGGCCATGATCGACGGCTGCAACAGGTTTTCCGTCTTCTGGCGGATCATTCTGCCATTATCGGCGCCGGGCATAGCCTCCGTCTTCATCATCACTGTGATTGCCGGCTGGTCGCAATTTTTGGTGCCTTTTCTGTTGCTCACGAAAAATGATCTGATGCCGATCGGCGTCGGGATCTTTAACTTCCGCGGCATGCAAACCGACTCGTCCATCCAACTGCTTGCCGCCGCCTGCCTGATCGCAGTCGTTCCGGCAATCGTTGCCTTCCTGTCGCTCCAACGGCTGATCCTCGGTGCGATGACCAGCGGCGCGGTCAAGGGATGA
- a CDS encoding carbohydrate ABC transporter permease → MSPIAIEVDSPPQSRSFMRRFAGAPLPWIMPVIIVIGIFYLYPVIDVFRLSFTNATLIGDNQDYTLGSITNALSSPQLPDILWATLIFVGGSVIGQQILGLAVAVVVIRGEKRGLFGTTILRTTALVAWVVPGIAGGIIWQMLFSEAPYGALNSILRLMHMPTVAWLSDPAIAPWSTLISNIWRGTAFSMVVMYAALKSIDPSLYEAAEVDGATASQQFFFVTLPQLRAAILVNMILITIQTVNTFDAIITLTGGGPGRATEVISLYVFNIVFRNYDLSGGSVLSVLMLIISLGLAFIYASFLPKDEEQ, encoded by the coding sequence ATGAGCCCCATTGCCATCGAGGTTGACAGCCCGCCTCAAAGCAGATCGTTCATGCGCCGTTTCGCCGGTGCGCCGCTGCCCTGGATCATGCCCGTGATCATCGTCATCGGCATCTTCTACCTTTACCCCGTCATCGACGTTTTCAGGCTTTCATTCACCAATGCCACGCTGATCGGCGACAATCAGGATTATACGCTGGGGTCGATCACCAATGCGTTGAGCTCGCCACAGCTGCCAGACATATTATGGGCAACCTTGATCTTCGTCGGCGGCAGCGTCATCGGTCAGCAGATTTTAGGCCTTGCAGTCGCCGTCGTGGTTATCCGCGGTGAGAAGCGTGGGCTGTTCGGCACCACCATTTTGAGGACAACGGCGCTAGTTGCGTGGGTGGTCCCCGGAATCGCCGGCGGTATCATCTGGCAGATGCTCTTTTCCGAAGCGCCTTATGGTGCGTTGAACAGCATTCTAAGATTGATGCACATGCCGACGGTCGCCTGGCTCTCGGACCCTGCTATTGCGCCGTGGTCGACCCTCATCTCCAACATATGGCGCGGCACGGCATTTTCGATGGTCGTCATGTATGCGGCGCTGAAGTCGATCGATCCCTCACTCTATGAAGCCGCCGAGGTCGACGGCGCGACGGCATCGCAGCAGTTTTTCTTCGTCACGCTTCCGCAACTGCGCGCGGCAATCCTCGTCAACATGATCCTCATTACGATCCAGACGGTGAATACCTTCGATGCGATCATCACGCTGACGGGCGGCGGTCCGGGGCGCGCGACCGAGGTCATTTCGCTCTACGTCTTCAATATCGTCTTTAGAAACTACGACCTGTCCGGCGGCAGCGTGCTCTCCGTGCTCATGCTGATCATCAGCCTCGGGCTGGCCTTTATCTATGCGTCGTTCCTGCCGAAGGATGAAGAGCAATGA
- a CDS encoding extracellular solute-binding protein gives MKSATVSAFALSTMLFSASVSFAQELATKDRIGLADAPKSLVVRLTNDSPNNPDPAIAEGYQKLFVDFIKKHPDWKLQMQFMSSDIGTEQAKMLEQAKAGNAPDCAAVDSFVLSQFMVNHVLADFTPYFSKEEVDDLFPFIRSGITDKDQTVRAWWWDTDLRVLYRNKSIVADAPQTWDDLKKAALASTKEGMEGVLFNGGRWEGTTFDWLANYWALGGKLVDDSGKPVFGEGENKEKFLKALNYFKDLVDSGAAPKRVSTIANYDDMNAAAAAATTALFIGGNWQYAQLKATLDEDEFNKWTFSPIPGPSADQRSTGTGGWTIASFSKDKDKVEMCANLAREVYMGPANALQQQLPTRKSLFDKYEVFSTEANKTFAKALVDGQARPGVPIYPEISNQIQIMMGDVLSGTKKPEDALNAAFNAALEAYKRL, from the coding sequence ATGAAGAGCGCCACCGTCAGCGCATTTGCGCTGAGCACTATGTTATTTTCAGCATCCGTTTCATTTGCCCAGGAACTTGCCACGAAAGACAGGATCGGCCTTGCCGATGCGCCAAAATCCCTCGTCGTCCGTCTGACGAACGACAGTCCCAACAATCCGGATCCGGCGATCGCCGAGGGCTATCAGAAGCTCTTCGTCGATTTCATCAAGAAGCATCCGGACTGGAAATTGCAGATGCAATTCATGTCCTCGGACATCGGCACCGAACAGGCCAAGATGCTGGAGCAGGCCAAGGCCGGCAACGCGCCTGACTGCGCTGCCGTCGACTCCTTCGTCCTCTCGCAGTTCATGGTCAATCATGTGCTTGCGGACTTCACGCCGTATTTTTCGAAGGAGGAAGTGGACGACCTGTTCCCCTTCATCCGCAGCGGCATCACCGATAAGGACCAGACCGTCCGCGCCTGGTGGTGGGATACGGACCTTCGTGTGCTCTACCGCAACAAGTCGATCGTTGCCGATGCGCCGCAGACATGGGACGACCTGAAAAAGGCCGCGCTCGCCTCCACCAAGGAAGGCATGGAAGGCGTTCTCTTCAACGGCGGGCGCTGGGAAGGGACGACGTTCGACTGGCTGGCGAATTATTGGGCGCTGGGCGGCAAGCTCGTCGACGACTCGGGCAAGCCAGTCTTCGGCGAAGGCGAGAACAAGGAGAAATTCCTGAAGGCGCTGAATTATTTCAAGGATCTCGTCGATTCCGGTGCCGCGCCCAAGCGCGTCAGCACGATCGCGAACTACGACGATATGAATGCTGCGGCCGCAGCGGCGACGACGGCGCTCTTCATCGGCGGCAACTGGCAATATGCGCAGCTGAAGGCCACGCTCGACGAGGACGAGTTCAACAAATGGACCTTCTCGCCGATTCCCGGCCCCAGCGCCGATCAGCGTTCGACCGGCACCGGCGGCTGGACGATCGCCTCCTTCAGCAAGGACAAGGACAAGGTCGAGATGTGCGCCAACCTCGCACGCGAGGTCTATATGGGGCCGGCAAACGCGCTGCAGCAGCAGTTGCCGACCAGGAAATCACTGTTCGACAAATATGAGGTCTTCTCCACCGAAGCCAACAAGACCTTCGCCAAGGCTCTGGTTGACGGACAGGCGCGCCCGGGTGTGCCGATCTATCCTGAAATCTCCAACCAGATCCAGATCATGATGGGCGACGTTCTCTCCGGGACCAAAAAGCCGGAAGACGCCTTGAATGCCGCCTTTAACGCGGCGCTGGAGGCTTACAAGCGTCTCTAG
- a CDS encoding Gfo/Idh/MocA family protein: MRLLILGTGGMANQHAANFKAIEGVSVVGGVDVVPERLAAFCTEHGIANHFMTLEDALAWGEFDAVANVTPDRIHHPTTLQAIAAGKHVFCEKPLATDAIKAMEMTEAIERSGKVGMVNFTYRNSPALQKGRQMVLAGEIGEIRHVEASHLQSWLVGRHWGDWKSESKWLWRLSKKHGSNGALGDIGIHIVDFASYGSGLDIAHVFARLKTFDKAPDHRIGEYDLDANDSFTMNVDFANGAIGTIQATRTAAGQMDQLRLRVYGETGSIEMIYDTGKSTLRACRGEDVHTATWRDVPFDPVETNYQRFVQAVRAGRTQEPSFRRAANIQKVLDKALASDLSHADEALA, from the coding sequence ATGCGTTTACTCATTCTTGGTACGGGCGGAATGGCCAACCAGCATGCTGCCAACTTCAAGGCGATCGAAGGCGTCAGTGTCGTGGGCGGCGTCGATGTTGTCCCGGAAAGGCTCGCTGCCTTTTGCACCGAACATGGCATCGCCAATCATTTCATGACCCTCGAGGATGCTCTCGCCTGGGGCGAGTTCGACGCAGTGGCGAACGTCACGCCGGACCGCATTCATCACCCGACGACGCTGCAGGCGATTGCAGCCGGCAAGCACGTCTTCTGCGAAAAGCCGCTCGCCACCGATGCCATCAAGGCCATGGAGATGACCGAGGCCATCGAGCGATCGGGCAAGGTCGGCATGGTCAATTTCACTTACCGCAACTCGCCCGCCCTTCAGAAGGGCCGGCAGATGGTGCTCGCCGGCGAAATCGGCGAGATCAGGCACGTCGAGGCGTCTCACCTTCAAAGCTGGCTGGTCGGTCGCCACTGGGGCGACTGGAAGAGCGAGAGCAAATGGCTTTGGCGGCTGAGCAAAAAACATGGATCGAATGGCGCGCTCGGCGACATCGGCATCCACATCGTCGATTTCGCATCCTATGGTTCAGGGCTCGACATCGCCCATGTCTTCGCCCGGCTGAAGACCTTCGACAAGGCACCGGACCATAGGATCGGCGAATATGATCTCGACGCCAACGACAGTTTCACGATGAATGTCGATTTCGCCAATGGCGCAATTGGGACGATCCAGGCGACGCGGACGGCGGCCGGACAGATGGATCAGCTGCGCCTCAGGGTCTATGGCGAAACCGGCTCGATCGAGATGATCTACGATACCGGAAAATCGACGCTACGCGCCTGTCGTGGAGAAGACGTGCACACGGCGACCTGGCGCGACGTCCCCTTCGATCCGGTCGAGACGAACTATCAGCGTTTCGTCCAGGCCGTGCGGGCGGGCAGGACCCAGGAACCCTCGTTCCGGCGGGCGGCCAATATCCAGAAAGTCCTGGACAAGGCGCTGGCCTCCGATCTCAGCCACGCCGATGAAGCGCTCGCCTGA
- a CDS encoding ROK family transcriptional regulator, producing MRYLRSGPRGLHTQEMGGPRAKTVGLRSGEIADRNIRVILEAIRRHGPLTRMELGRHCGLTGPGITNILRRLAEEKLVTSNRRNGIGGGATATEFALRPEGAFSIGVKLRQRRGEAVLIDLSGQVHDRVYFGLDPADRVGRLHAAVRDMVDRHAALPIIGLGIAANDWTEDQSEQIAAMSTIAHPYVENECTASLLAERTIGSSGREGGLAMIIIDDDVQAGFLIRGIPYSGVHGRAGSIGEMLTGPDNVQLNTVVGFESLRSRIGDDAFTRLLQGEEFTSPSLSQWIREAAGHLLDPIIAMAGFLAPSVVMIGSDLPQSVIEALIHQLSIERRDTSTRPLLTPWISPMKPASFSGGGVALGAALLPFLNTLLLPPASA from the coding sequence ATGCGGTATCTTCGGTCAGGGCCGCGTGGGCTTCACACCCAGGAGATGGGCGGTCCGCGCGCCAAAACAGTGGGTCTGAGGTCGGGCGAGATCGCCGACCGGAATATTCGCGTCATCCTGGAGGCGATCCGCCGCCATGGCCCGCTGACGCGGATGGAGCTTGGCCGGCATTGCGGCCTGACCGGGCCTGGCATCACCAATATCCTGCGGCGGCTGGCGGAAGAAAAACTCGTCACGTCAAACCGCCGCAATGGGATTGGAGGTGGCGCAACCGCCACGGAATTCGCGCTTCGACCGGAAGGTGCTTTCTCGATCGGCGTCAAGCTTCGCCAAAGGCGTGGCGAGGCCGTGCTCATCGATCTGAGTGGCCAGGTGCACGACCGGGTCTACTTCGGCCTGGACCCCGCTGATAGAGTCGGCCGGCTGCATGCGGCCGTCAGGGATATGGTCGATCGCCACGCCGCCCTGCCGATCATTGGTCTCGGCATCGCCGCCAACGACTGGACAGAGGATCAAAGCGAGCAGATCGCCGCGATGTCGACGATCGCGCATCCCTATGTCGAGAACGAGTGCACGGCGAGCCTTCTCGCCGAACGCACGATCGGTAGCTCCGGCAGGGAAGGCGGACTTGCGATGATCATCATCGACGACGACGTTCAGGCAGGCTTTCTCATTCGCGGTATTCCCTATTCCGGCGTGCATGGCCGAGCGGGCAGCATCGGCGAAATGCTGACAGGCCCGGACAATGTCCAGCTGAACACCGTGGTCGGTTTCGAGTCGCTGCGATCACGGATCGGCGACGACGCATTCACCCGCCTACTGCAAGGGGAAGAATTCACCTCGCCGTCACTGTCACAATGGATACGGGAAGCCGCAGGCCATCTGCTCGACCCGATCATCGCCATGGCCGGCTTTCTCGCCCCGAGCGTTGTCATGATCGGCAGCGACCTGCCGCAGAGCGTGATCGAAGCGCTGATCCATCAGCTTTCGATCGAACGCCGCGACACCTCGACAAGACCATTGCTGACGCCCTGGATTTCGCCGATGAAACCCGCGAGCTTCAGCGGCGGCGGCGTTGCGCTCGGTGCAGCACTCCTGCCCTTCCTCAACACTTTGCTGCTGCCGCCGGCTTCGGCCTGA